One Cicer arietinum cultivar CDC Frontier isolate Library 1 chromosome 8, Cicar.CDCFrontier_v2.0, whole genome shotgun sequence DNA segment encodes these proteins:
- the NAC62 gene encoding NAC domain-containing protein 71 isoform X3 encodes MSYKKSFLPKRDMEWFFFCPRDRKYPNGSRTNRATKAGYWKATGKDRKVVCESSPFISIETVTGYRKTLVFYCGRAPLGDRTNWVMHEYRLCDDPSQGSEGAYALCRVIKKNEKSNDSQGQGRKKAKANDGSNSISTNGNEVSSQASQLCSGSESLYSSPIDFSGNVPLMAGFEQASSDTNPSSFWLSPDMILDSSKQDYSQVQVQDVVGSFPQQHDLLSAMTPWQSFENTEISPSSSYSNFNAEIEFSDALSRIGCISPYSGQGSFMDLPYECYDQIHSFGDPKKF; translated from the exons ATGTCCTACA AGAAATCTTTCTTACCAAAAAGAGATATGGAATGGTTTTTCTTCTGTCCACGGGATCGAAAGTACCCAAATGGATCAAGGACAAATAGAGCCACCAAAGCTGGCTACTGGAAAGCCACAGGAAAAGACAGGAAGGTTGTGTGTGAGTCTAGTCCATTCATTTCCATTGAGACCGTGACAGGTTACCGCAAGACCCTGGTGTTCTACTGTGGAAGGGCGCCTTTAGGCGATCGAACCAACTGGGTCATGCATGAATATCGCCTCTGCGACGATCCTAGCCAAGGCTCAGAG GGTGCTTATGCTTTGTGCCGAGTTATTAAAAAGAATGAGAAATCCAATGATTCCCAAGGGCAAGGAAGAAAGAAGGCTAAAGCTAATGATGGGAGCAATTCCATTTCCACCAATGGGAATGAGGTTTCTTCTCAAGCAAGTCAACTGTGCAGTGGGAGTGAGAGTCTTTATTCAAGTCCTATTGATTTCTCAGGCAATGTGCCTCTTATGGCTGGATTTGAGCAAGCTTCCTCTGATACCAATCCTTCAAGCTTCTGGCTCTCCCCTGACATGATTCTTGATTCTTCAAAG CAGGACTACTCTCAAGTGCAAGTGCAAGATGTTGTTGGATCTTTTCCACAACAACATGACTTATTGAGTGCAATGACACCATGGCAATCATTTGAAAATACTGAAATTTCACCTAGCTCATCCTACTCAAATTTTAATGCAGAAATTGAATTTTCTGACGCTCTTAGTCGAATCGGCTGCATATCACCTTACTCAGGACAAGGAAGCTTCATGGACTTGCCTTAtgaatgctatgatcaaattcatTCATTTGGGGACCCAAAGAAATTCTAA
- the LOC101504010 gene encoding AP-2 complex subunit mu — translation MPVAASAVYFLNLRGDVLINRLYRDDVGGNMVDAFRTHIMQTKELGTCPVKQIGGCSFFYMRISNVYIVIVVSTNANVACAFKFVVEAVALFKSYFGGAFDEDAIRNNFVLIYELLDEIMDFGYPQNLSPEILKLYITQEGVRSPFSSKAAERPVPNATLQVTGAVGWRREGLAYKKNEVFLDIVESVNLLMSSKGVVLRCDVTGKILMKCFLSGMPDLKLGLNDKIGLEKESQLKSRPTKSGKTIELDDVTFHQCVNLTRFNSEKTVSFVPPDGEFELMKYRITEGVNLPFKVLPTIKELGRTRMEVNVKVKSVFGAKMFALGVVIKIPVPKQTAKTSFTVTSGRAKYNAAIDCLVWKIRKFPGQTEPTLSAEVELISTMTEKKSWTRPPIQMEFQVPMFTASGLRVRFLKVWEKSGYNTVEWVRYITKAGSYEIRC, via the exons ATGCCGGTGGCTGCTTCCGCTGTATACTTCTTGAACCTCCGCGGTGACGTTCTCATCAATCGTCTTTATCGCGACGATGTCGG GGGAAATATGGTTGATGCTTTTCGGACGCATATAATGCAAACGAAAGAACTCGGTACATGTCCTGTGAAGCAGATCGGTGGCTGCTCTTTCTTTTACATGAGGATCAGTAATGTCTACATTGTGATTGTTGTCAGCACCAATGCTAATGTAGCTTGTGCTTTCAAATTTGTCGTAGAG GCTGTTGCACtattcaaatcatattttgGTGGCGCCTTTGACGAGGACGCAATTCGCAACAATTTTGTACTCATTTACGAACTTCTAGATG AAATCATGGACTTTGGTTATCCACAAAATCTTTCACCAGAGATCTTAAAGCTTTATATCACTCAGGAAGGAGTCCGTTCCCCGTTTTCATCCAAG GCCGCAGAGAGACCTGTTCCAAATGCGACATTACAAGTTACCGGCGCTGTTGGTTGGCGGAGAGAAGGACTTGCATACAAAAAAAATGAG GTCTTCCTAGATATTGTGGAGAGTGTGAATCTTCTTATGTCGTCAAAAG GTGTTGTTCTGCGATGTGATGTAACGGGGAAGATTCTTATGAAGTGCTTTCTTTCTGGAATGCCTGACTTGAAGTTGGGTTTGAATGACAAGATTGGCCTTGAGAAAGAGTCACAACTTAAATCCCGTCCTACTAAAAG TGGCAAAACTATTGAGCTTGATGATGTCACTTTCCATCAATGTGTAAATTTGACGAGGTTCAACTCGGAGAAGACTGTTAGTTTTGTGCCACCTGATGGTGAATTTGAACTAATGAA gTATCGTATCACCGAGGGTGTTAATCTTCCCTTCAAAGTATTGCCAACCATCAAGGAACTTGGTCGAACACGGATGGAAGTAAATGTTAAg gtAAAGAGTGTCTTTGGTGCAAAGATGTTTGCACTAGGGGTTGTTATCAAAATTCCTGTGCCAAAACAAACGGCAAAAACGAGTTTCACAGTTACATCTGGCCGAGCAAAATATAATGCAGCTATTGATTGTTTGGTTTGGAA GATAAGAAAATTTCCTGGACAAACTGAACCAACTTTGAGTGCAGAAGTTGAACTTATTTCCACAATGACTGAAAAGAAATCATGGACTAGACCACCAATTCAGATGGAGTTTCAG GTTCCCATGTTCACGGCATCTGGTTTACGTGTCCGTTTTCTTAAG GTGTGGGAAAAGAGCGGGTACAACACTGTTGAGTGGGTTCGCTATATTACCAAAGCAGGATCATATGAGATTAGGTGTTAG
- the LOC101503688 gene encoding uncharacterized protein translates to MGFFRKLGELLGFSKENVHDHDSKDEPNDEPSAQPRPPHFRVKETGLPRRGFSVPAQVVIDRPQLAPVLSPSTSGHGGVQGMGWYAKHLRIDKDGDVANKFLDEVSSDTLALSADHHKAPARFKLKHDTRPVKVKKQVLSSDGKIQQCVEHQGRLQWV, encoded by the exons ATGGGATTTTTCAGAAAACTAGGTGAATTGTTAGGGTTTTCTAAGGAAAACGTCCACGATCACGATTCCAAAGATGAACCTAACGATGAACCCTCCGCTCAACCTCGTCCCCCACACTTTCGCGTCAAAGAAACCGGCCTTCCTCGTAGAGGTTTTAGCGTCCCTGCCCAGGTTGTTATCGATCGTCCTCAACTTGCTCCCGTTCTCTCTCCTTCTACCTCCGGCCACGGCGGAGTTCAG GGTATGGGGTGGTATGCAAAGCATCTTAGGATAGATAAAGATGGAGATGTAGCAAATAAATTCCTTGATGAGGTTTCTTCAGATACGCTTGCATTGTCCGCTGATCATCATAAAGCACCAGCAAGGTTTAAACTGAAGCATGACACTAGGCCAGTCAAAGTGAAGAAACAGGTCCTATCATCGGATGGGAAAATTCAGCAGTGTGTGGAACACCAGGGTAGATTGCAATGGGTATAA
- the LOC140919015 gene encoding uncharacterized protein, whose protein sequence is MDSREPIPPHSHPQSQPLNIMLVGPNPFANNVPTTLMAPATARFPPFNVPSTHSEPFNDNRSLKPCDTVAVTPSESLKKKRGRPRKYFPEGNVSLGLGSGSASGSGSGPARPPPITTTTTTIASPTSSTGKKKRGRPLGSKKKNKQQQQSMFLSIFFFF, encoded by the coding sequence ATGGATTCTCGTGAACCAATACCACCACATTCTCATCCTCAATCCCAACCTCTTAACATTATGTTGGTGGGGCCCAATCCTTTCGCTAACAATGTCCCGACTACATTGATGGCACCTGCTACTGCTCGATTCCCTCCGTTTAATGTCCCTTCAACTCATTCTGAGCCTTTCAATGATAACCGTTCCTTGAAGCCATGTGATACTGTGGCAGTCACTCCTTCTGAGTCGTTAAAGAAAAAGAGAGGTAGGCCAAGAAAGTATTTTCCTGAGGGTAATGTTTCTTTGGGCTTGGGTTCTGGTTCTGCCTCGGGATCAGGATCAGGCCCGGCCCGTCCACCACCcattactactactactactaccaTTGCTTCTCCTACTTCTTCAACTGGAAAGAAGAAAAGAGGAAGGCCACTTGGCTCTAAAAAGAAGAACAAACAGCAGCAGCAATCAatgtttctttcaatttttttttttttttaa
- the NAC62 gene encoding NAC domain-containing protein 71 isoform X4, with product MEWFFFCPRDRKYPNGSRTNRATKAGYWKATGKDRKVVCESSPFISIETVTGYRKTLVFYCGRAPLGDRTNWVMHEYRLCDDPSQGSEGAYALCRVIKKNEKSNDSQGQGRKKAKANDGSNSISTNGNEVSSQASQLCSGSESLYSSPIDFSGNVPLMAGFEQASSDTNPSSFWLSPDMILDSSKQDYSQVQVQDVVGSFPQQHDLLSAMTPWQSFENTEISPSSSYSNFNAEIEFSDALSRIGCISPYSGQGSFMDLPYECYDQIHSFGDPKKF from the exons ATGGAATGGTTTTTCTTCTGTCCACGGGATCGAAAGTACCCAAATGGATCAAGGACAAATAGAGCCACCAAAGCTGGCTACTGGAAAGCCACAGGAAAAGACAGGAAGGTTGTGTGTGAGTCTAGTCCATTCATTTCCATTGAGACCGTGACAGGTTACCGCAAGACCCTGGTGTTCTACTGTGGAAGGGCGCCTTTAGGCGATCGAACCAACTGGGTCATGCATGAATATCGCCTCTGCGACGATCCTAGCCAAGGCTCAGAG GGTGCTTATGCTTTGTGCCGAGTTATTAAAAAGAATGAGAAATCCAATGATTCCCAAGGGCAAGGAAGAAAGAAGGCTAAAGCTAATGATGGGAGCAATTCCATTTCCACCAATGGGAATGAGGTTTCTTCTCAAGCAAGTCAACTGTGCAGTGGGAGTGAGAGTCTTTATTCAAGTCCTATTGATTTCTCAGGCAATGTGCCTCTTATGGCTGGATTTGAGCAAGCTTCCTCTGATACCAATCCTTCAAGCTTCTGGCTCTCCCCTGACATGATTCTTGATTCTTCAAAG CAGGACTACTCTCAAGTGCAAGTGCAAGATGTTGTTGGATCTTTTCCACAACAACATGACTTATTGAGTGCAATGACACCATGGCAATCATTTGAAAATACTGAAATTTCACCTAGCTCATCCTACTCAAATTTTAATGCAGAAATTGAATTTTCTGACGCTCTTAGTCGAATCGGCTGCATATCACCTTACTCAGGACAAGGAAGCTTCATGGACTTGCCTTAtgaatgctatgatcaaattcatTCATTTGGGGACCCAAAGAAATTCTAA
- the LOC101503353 gene encoding aluminum-activated malate transporter 12-like, with translation MFSIVHVGSGKEMTMGESEINENGRVIGKWKKSVHVFGERLRRFPCLIWKTIWNLGYEDPRRVIHAFKVGLSLTLASLLYLLEPLYKEIGQSAIWAVMTVVVVLEFTAGATLCKGLNRGLGTLIAGLLAFFVGYIANASSDRVSQAVIIGAAIFLIGSLATYMRFIPYIKKNYDYGLVIFLITFNLVALSSYRVDSVLKIAQDRLYTIAIGCAICLIMSLLMFPNWSGEDLHNSTAFKLEGLAKSIEACVNEYFYGEIDSPGDIKSSEDPIYKGYKNVLDSKSIDETLALHASWEPRHSRYCHRFPCQQYVKVGAVLRQFGYTVVALHGCLRSEIQTPRSVRAMFKDPCIRLAAEVSKVLIELSHSIKNRRHCSPEILSDHLHEALQDLNTAIKSQPRLFLGSKHKYNQSNNMLKVAASQVAQGRHGKASGFSLSSVKTDSCALFEWKTKRVPSEEYSKETERKSLRPQLSKIAITSLEFSQALPFAAFASLLVETVAKLDLVIEEIEEIGRLSCFKEFTPGDEIVVTCEEPLVDVSRNNLPSHGIE, from the exons atgTTCTCTATAGTGCATGTTGGAAGTGGCAAGGAAATGACAATGGGAGAGAGTGAGATTAATGAGAATGGAAGAGTCATTGGGAAGTGGAAGAAAAGTGTGCATGTTTTTGGTGAGAGGTTAAGGAGATTTCCttgtttgatttggaaaactatATGGAATCTTGGATATGAAGATCCAAGAAGAGTGATTCATGCATTCAAAGTTGGTTTGTCATTAACTCTAGCTTCTTTGTTGTATCTTTTGGAGCCACTTTACAAAGAGATTGGACAAAGTGCAATTTGGGCTGTTATGACTGTTGTGGTTGTGCTTGAGTTCACTGCTG GGGCAACTTTATGCAAAGGGCTCAACAGAGGATTAGGGACACTGATAGCTGGATTACTAGCATTCTTTGTTGGCTATATAGCAAATGCGTCATCTGATAGAGTCTCTCAAGCAGTTATCATTGGTGCTGCAATTTTTCTTATAG GAAGTTTAGCTACTTATATGAGGTTCATTCCTTATATAAAGAAGAACTATGACTATGGTCTAGTTATATTTCTCATTACATTTAACTTGGTTGCTTTGTCAAGCTACCGTGTGGACAGTGTCTTGAAGATAGCACAGGATCGCCTATACACCATTGCCATAGGATGTGCCATCTGTCTTATAATGAGCCTATTGATGTTTCCAAATTGGTCAGGAGAAGATCTCCATAATTCTACCGCTTTCAAGCTTGAAGGCCTTGCCAAATCTATAGAGG CTTGTGTAAATGAATACTTTTATGGAGAAATTGATAGCCCTGGAGATATCAAATCGTCTGAGGATCCCATATACAAAGGTTATAAGAATGTTTTGGATTCAAAATCCATTGATGAAACACTG GCATTGCATGCAAGTTGGGAACCAAGGCATTCAAGGTACTGTCATAGATTTCCATGTCAGCAGTATGTAAAAGTTGGAGCTGTTCTACGCCAATTTGGTTACACTGTGGTAGCTCTACATGGCTGTTTGAGATCAGAAATTCAG acacCAAGATCTGTTAGAGCCATGTTCAAGGATCCATGCATAAGACTAGCAGCAGAAGTATCAAAAGTGTTGATAGAACTTTCCCACAGCATAAAAAACCGTCGCCATTGCTCGCCTGAAATACTCTCAGATCATCTTCATGAAGCTTTACAGGACCTCAACACTGCCATAAAGTCACAACCTCGTCTCTTCTTAGGCTCCAAACACAAGTACAACCAATCTAACAACATGCTCAAGGTAGCTGCTTCACAAGTTGCTCAAGGTAGACATGGAAAAGCCTCTGGATTCTCCTTATCAAGTGTTAAAACTGATTCTTGTGCATTGTTTGAATGGAAAACAAAAAGAGTTCCATCTGAGGAATACTCAAAGGAAACTGAAAGAAAGTCTTTGAGACCTCAGTTGAGTAAAATTGCAATAACTAGCCTTGAATTCTCTCAGGCACTTCCTTTTGCTGCTTTTGCTTCTTTGCTTGTGGAAACGGTGGCGAAACTCGACCTTGTTATTGAGGAAATTGAAGAAATTGGGAGATTAAGTTGCTTTAAAGAGTTTACACCTGGTGATGAGATTGTTGTGACTTGTGAGGAACCCCTAGTTGATGTGTCAAGGAACAACTTACCTTCTCATGGAATTGAATAG
- the LOC101504661 gene encoding uncharacterized protein, whose protein sequence is MDCLVMPVSLIRRKSAGSRLGYKPLITDDELDQDSDSRVTVVVGKHKRVFLVDPIILQENPFQVLMDISMRKDTANKDNFHFTSSEHKVIFVDVDDILFEHMLWLMYNDTSSLFQLNLKDIVDFYTLEDM, encoded by the coding sequence ATGGATTGTTTAGTCATGCCAGTTTCATTGATCCGTCGAAAATCCGCAGGTTCAAGGTTGGGTTACAAGCCTCTAATCACCGATGATGAGCTGGATCAAGATTCCGACAGCCGTGTCACGGTGGTGGTCGGAAAACATAAGAGGGTGTTTCTTGTGGACCCCATCATATTACAAGAGAACCCATTTCAGGTGTTGATGGATATTTCTATGAGGAAGGATACGGCAAATAAGGATAATTTTCATTTCACGTCAAGTGAACACAAAGTTATATTTGTGGATGTTGATGATATTTTGTTTGAGCACATGTTGTGGCTTATGTATAATGATACATCTTCTTTGTTTCAACTCAATTTGAAGGATATTGTTGATTTCTATACTCTTGAGGATATGTAA
- the LOC101504328 gene encoding AT-hook motif nuclear-localized protein 10 — protein sequence MCILAAHGTVGSVSLYQSGGIVNYEGQFELISLSCNLEISENSSGDKKISSLKVSLAGFDGRLLGGVVAGKLTAASSTQITLGGFTLGGKKLSSNDLKSGPSSTSPFVASGTPTSPTSEEHSSGDSSGDGENSPFSQGPGIYNNADQSGHNVSIYQQLWARQTQQ from the exons ATGTGCATTCTTGCTGCCCATGGTACAGTCGGTAGTGTCAGCCTTTATCAGTCAGGGGGTATTGTGAATTATGAG GGCCAATTTGAACTTATATCCCTCTCATGTAACCTGGAAATATCTGAAAATAGCAGTGGTGATAAGAAAATAAGTAGCTTGAAGGTGTCTCTAGCGGGTTTTGATGGACGCCTTTTGGGAGGTGTAGTTGCTGGAAAGCTTACCGCGGCATCCTCTACCCAG ATCACATTGGGTGGTTTTACTCTGGGTGGCAAAAAGCTTAGCTCAAATGACCTGAAATCTGGGCCTTCTTCAACGTCTCCTTTTGTTGCTTCCGGGACTCCAACCAGTCCTACCTCTGAAGAGCATTCGAGCGGCGATTCCTCTGGTGATGGCGAGAATAGTCCTTTTAGTCAGGGGCCTGGAATCTACAACAATGCTGATCAGTCTGGTCACAATGTGTCAATCTACCAACAACTGTGGGCGCGCCAAACTCAGCAGTGA